The segment CCAGTGCATTCTTTAAACAACGTAATCAGGCAAATGCACTCATCAACGATCGTCCTAAGTATGATAATTTTCTTGATGATCTGTTTACCGTCTATGAACAAGCTGAAAAGGTATTTCCCCCTGTATTTTCTGAACATATTACTCAGGGAAACTGCCAAAAATTTGCCGCTGCCAATGTGAATGAGCAGTATCAAATCCTAGGACTTGAGCAGCTAGCGAATCCCCAGTTCATTACCGCACTCGCAAAACTCCAGTCTGAAGATGATACCCTCTTTGAACAGGTATTGCGTAATTATGGCTTCACGGATCTAGCTACTCAACTTAACTACAAGCGACGAGACCAAGTATTTAAAGCTAAAACTGCAATCAGTCATGCATCAACCACCGCTAGTGCTGATAGCGGTGTTAAGATTGATAATCAGGAACTAGATGTAACATTGGAAATTCCTAAGCAACTGAATGCATCGACAAAAGATAAGGAGTTATGTGACTTACAGGAAAACATTCAACTGCTACAACAATTGATAGATGCAAATGCTCAGATCCTAGCTATGGAATCAAGTAAATTTTGGAAACTGCGACGGAAATGGTTGCAGTTAAAGAATATCATTGGTCTGTATTAATAAGTGCAATGAATCTGAGTGGTACCCTAGGACAAAATTGCTCCTTCGATTTTTAGAATTTAGAAAATTCATTTGATCTCCTATACACACATTAAAATTAACTAGTATGACACTTGTAAAACGCCTTAGACTGGAGTTAAAAAAAATCTTGCTTAGATTATCAGGAGCGTACTTTTTATCTGAAAAACTAAATGAGCATCACTCCTTGTTAGAAGACTTGCACGCCACACTTGAAGGTACAGCTCAACAAGTGCAGCAATTAAATCAGCAGCTACTCCAACTTGATCAGCAAGTGCAACAACTCAATAGTCAAGTCACACCAATACATGACTATGTGAGCAAAACCTTAAAGGATAAAATCACCTATGCTAGTCAAGCTGCTGATACTGCGGCTGATATCTTTAATCATGTTGTTAATGTTGCTCTAAAACCTCACCATAAGTCTGTATTTTGGGGCGATCGCCTGCTTTCTCTTGATAAATCCCAGGGATTTTTCCAAGACCCAAAATTTGTAGAAGCCTACGAACAAATACAAGGTTCACACCAGTACGATCAGTATCTTTCTTCTGGTGGAATTGCATGGCGGCTATGTACATTAGTTTGGGCAGCCCGTACAGCCTTAAATCTTCCAGGAGATTTTGTGGAATGTGGGGTTTTTAAGGGCGACATGTCTTGGGTGATTATTCATTGCCTAGACTTTGCAAGTTTGCCTCGACAGTTCTATCTTTACGACACCTTCACTGGCCTAGCAGAAAAATATTTGCGGCCTGATGATTACGAGGCGAATCCTGGCTATCTAGAGTTATCTCGACAAGCCTACAGCATTCCTCAGCTTTATG is part of the Cyanobacteriota bacterium genome and harbors:
- a CDS encoding TylF/MycF family methyltransferase, with protein sequence MTLVKRLRLELKKILLRLSGAYFLSEKLNEHHSLLEDLHATLEGTAQQVQQLNQQLLQLDQQVQQLNSQVTPIHDYVSKTLKDKITYASQAADTAADIFNHVVNVALKPHHKSVFWGDRLLSLDKSQGFFQDPKFVEAYEQIQGSHQYDQYLSSGGIAWRLCTLVWAARTALNLPGDFVECGVFKGDMSWVIIHCLDFASLPRQFYLYDTFTGLAEKYLRPDDYEANPGYLELSRQAYSIPQLYETVRARFQPFSNVKVIQGILPDVLAEDSPQQIAFLHIDLNSPLAEVGVLDALFDRVVPGGVIVFDDYGWLDFQKQKLAEDEWMHQRGYIILELPTGQGLVIKH